A region from the Sandaracinus amylolyticus genome encodes:
- the ilvD gene encoding dihydroxy-acid dehydratase: MSHDDETTKTKHRSDAIKRGTERAPHRALLRATGVKEEDWGKPFVAVVNSYVDIVPGHVHLQQFGRVVKEAIRAAGMVPFEFNTIGVDDGIAMGHSGMRYSLPSRELIADCVETMIEAHQLDGMICIPNCDKITPGMLMAAARLDVPTVFVSGGAMRAGRTPDGEAINLATVFEGVAQLKAGKTSLQRLQMLEESACPSCGSCSGMFTANSMNCMSEALGLALPFNGSALAGTDERNDIAKRAAFALKDAIERGLTARKVLTLEAFDDAFALDVAMGGSTNTVLHGLAIAREADVDFDLARIDAISKRVPYLCKVAPSGKFHMEDVHRAGGVPAILSELRRLGVLHLDRPVVGASSFGATIESAKILDTEVIRPLENPYTKQGGLAVLYGNLAPEGSVVKTGGIEPSMRKHEGPARVFDGHDEAIAAIHAGEIVAGDVVVIRYEGPAGGPGMREQLEPTSAISGRGLGGSVALITDGRFSGATRGACIGHVAPEAAAGGPIAAVRDGDRIAIDVEARTIELKVDAAEIAARLRALAPREKNVSSRWLRRYAKLVQSASRGAVMGD; this comes from the coding sequence ATGAGCCACGACGACGAGACGACGAAGACGAAGCACCGCTCGGACGCGATCAAGCGCGGCACCGAGCGCGCGCCGCACCGCGCGCTGCTGCGCGCGACCGGCGTGAAGGAAGAGGACTGGGGCAAGCCGTTCGTCGCCGTCGTCAACTCGTACGTCGACATCGTGCCGGGCCACGTGCACCTGCAGCAGTTCGGTCGCGTGGTGAAGGAGGCGATCCGCGCCGCCGGCATGGTGCCCTTCGAGTTCAACACCATCGGCGTCGACGACGGGATCGCGATGGGCCACTCGGGCATGCGCTACTCGCTGCCGAGCCGCGAGCTGATCGCCGACTGCGTCGAGACGATGATCGAGGCGCACCAGCTCGACGGCATGATCTGCATCCCCAACTGCGACAAGATCACGCCGGGGATGCTGATGGCGGCGGCGCGCCTCGACGTGCCGACCGTGTTCGTCAGCGGCGGCGCGATGCGCGCGGGACGCACGCCGGACGGCGAGGCGATCAACCTCGCGACGGTGTTCGAGGGCGTCGCGCAGCTGAAGGCGGGCAAGACGTCGCTGCAGCGCCTGCAGATGCTCGAGGAGAGCGCGTGCCCGTCGTGCGGCTCGTGCAGCGGGATGTTCACCGCGAACTCGATGAACTGCATGAGCGAGGCGCTCGGTCTCGCGCTGCCGTTCAACGGCTCGGCGCTCGCGGGCACCGACGAGCGCAACGACATCGCGAAGCGCGCGGCGTTCGCGCTGAAGGACGCGATCGAGCGCGGGCTGACGGCGCGGAAGGTGCTGACGCTCGAGGCGTTCGACGATGCGTTCGCGCTCGACGTCGCGATGGGCGGCAGCACGAACACGGTGCTGCACGGGCTCGCGATCGCGCGCGAGGCCGACGTCGACTTCGACCTCGCGCGCATCGACGCGATCTCGAAGCGCGTGCCGTACCTGTGCAAGGTCGCGCCCTCGGGCAAGTTCCACATGGAAGACGTGCACCGCGCGGGGGGCGTGCCGGCGATCCTGTCGGAGCTGCGTCGCCTCGGCGTGCTGCACCTCGATCGTCCGGTGGTCGGCGCGTCGAGCTTCGGCGCGACGATCGAGAGCGCGAAGATCCTCGACACCGAGGTCATCCGGCCGCTGGAGAACCCGTACACGAAGCAGGGCGGGCTCGCCGTGCTCTACGGCAATCTCGCGCCCGAGGGCAGCGTCGTGAAGACCGGCGGCATCGAGCCCTCGATGCGCAAGCACGAGGGCCCGGCGCGCGTGTTCGACGGGCACGACGAAGCGATCGCCGCGATCCACGCGGGCGAGATCGTCGCGGGCGACGTCGTCGTGATCCGCTACGAGGGCCCTGCGGGAGGGCCGGGGATGCGCGAGCAGCTCGAGCCGACGAGCGCGATCAGCGGTCGTGGCCTCGGTGGCTCGGTCGCGCTGATCACCGATGGTCGCTTCAGCGGCGCGACGCGCGGCGCGTGCATCGGTCACGTCGCGCCCGAGGCCGCGGCGGGGGGCCCGATCGCGGCCGTGCGCGACGGTGATCGCATCGCGATCGACGTCGAGGCGCGGACGATCGAGCTGAAGGTGGATGCGGCGGAGATCGCGGCGCGCCTGCGCGCGCTCGCGCCGCGCGAGAAGAACGTGAGCAGTCGCTGGCTGCGTCGCTACGCGAAGCTCGTGCAGAGCGCGAGCCGCGGCGCCGTGATGGGCGATTGA
- a CDS encoding GNAT family N-acetyltransferase: protein MEIRVIERVAEVEAAAWNALVGDDDPFVEHAFLDALEVSGSVGEGTGWLPMHLTAWEGERLVGALPLYAKDDSWGEFIFDFQWARAAQQSRIAYYPKLTSMVPFTPATGRRLLIAEGVDRAAVIRALFTAARGAAEELGASSVHVLFVSEDERRELIELAQLRPRLSIQFHWHNEGWSSFDEYLDAFRAPARKQVRRERREVAESGVDVRVKVGPELDDDDWRALGTFYRMNCARHGSYPYLTPKFFERIRATSAERLVAVLAYREGAPIAGSINFEKGAHLYGRYWGCVEDTEFLHFEVCYYRLIERAIAKKMRRFEAGAQGTHKLKRGLMPSPIHSVHWLRHPRLAAAIEDYLPREAFAVQQEIEELAASGPFKRG, encoded by the coding sequence GTGGAGATCCGAGTGATCGAGCGCGTCGCGGAGGTCGAGGCCGCCGCGTGGAACGCGCTCGTCGGAGACGACGATCCGTTCGTCGAGCACGCGTTCCTCGATGCGCTCGAGGTGAGCGGCAGCGTCGGCGAGGGAACGGGCTGGCTGCCGATGCACCTCACCGCGTGGGAGGGCGAGCGCCTCGTCGGCGCGCTGCCGCTCTACGCGAAGGACGACAGCTGGGGCGAGTTCATCTTCGACTTCCAGTGGGCGCGCGCCGCGCAGCAGTCGCGCATCGCGTACTACCCGAAGCTCACGTCGATGGTGCCGTTCACGCCCGCCACGGGACGGCGGCTGTTGATCGCGGAGGGCGTCGATCGCGCGGCGGTGATCCGCGCGCTCTTCACGGCGGCGCGCGGCGCGGCGGAGGAGCTCGGCGCGTCGTCGGTGCACGTGCTCTTCGTGAGCGAGGACGAGCGACGCGAGCTGATCGAGCTCGCGCAGCTGCGCCCGCGTCTCTCGATCCAATTCCACTGGCACAACGAGGGCTGGTCGAGCTTCGACGAGTACCTCGACGCGTTCCGCGCGCCCGCGCGCAAGCAGGTGCGCCGAGAGCGACGCGAGGTCGCGGAGAGCGGCGTCGACGTGCGCGTGAAGGTCGGCCCCGAGCTCGACGACGACGACTGGCGCGCGCTCGGCACGTTCTATCGGATGAACTGCGCGCGGCACGGCTCGTATCCGTACCTCACGCCGAAGTTCTTCGAGCGCATCCGCGCGACGAGCGCCGAGCGCCTCGTCGCGGTGCTCGCGTATCGCGAGGGCGCGCCGATCGCGGGGTCGATCAACTTCGAGAAGGGCGCGCACCTCTACGGCCGCTACTGGGGCTGCGTGGAGGACACCGAGTTCCTCCACTTCGAGGTCTGTTACTACCGGCTCATCGAGCGCGCGATCGCGAAGAAGATGCGGCGCTTCGAGGCGGGCGCGCAGGGCACGCACAAGCTGAAGCGAGGGTTGATGCCCTCGCCGATCCACAGCGTGCACTGGCTGCGGCACCCGCGGCTCGCCGCGGCGATCGAGGACTACCTGCCGCGCGAGGCGTTCGCGGTGCAGCAAGAGATCGAAGAGCTCGCGGCGAGCGGTCCGTTCAAGCGCGGCTGA
- a CDS encoding serine/threonine-protein kinase — protein MTQGVASEDTRSTEPMAIPPPSAPDSSGTPCPHCGEPHPTSYTHCPKTGKALTVGRALIGRLIAGKYRVIGLLGEGGMGAVYVAEHTLIGRKVAIKRLHPELAQDEKAVQRFQREARAAAATGHEHIVEILDLGFAEDNAPYLVMEYLRGQSLAALLRKEHRLEPRRACDVVGQALAGLDAVHRQQIVHRDLKPDNVFLTRRANNSDWVKILDFGISKVRREEGDGLDLTRTGVMMGTPFYMSPEQARGMKNLDHRVDLYAVGVILYECITGRVPFEGENYHQLLQSILRSEPPRPSLMRPDLDPALEAVVLRAIAKDPKSRFESAEAMLAALIPFGAEAPSPHGLDSMEGSALPIPTMMQATTPVSPAGHADRIAVMRDGPPSPIEPPPVLRSPPSRPSLEPASRPSLDPARRAAAASALSQPTIATSTPTIAATPVPSGGARYFFAASDDWDEARARAAIESAHRATPSREMPVAVREPSAPFPREPVSGVVSAAAVREPSGATPIGRDSLSYREATGPAREGPRLLAPIDPEPPVSRESSFASATPLPVDPWSVLTPSRSGSSSADVEIKGSLVIATLDHLEAAHGAAAVAQIREHLDRESLARLSGVILPMAWLPMALFDQLVRGAERVLGGGDGATSTGIGRAIADRELPTTHRLFMQTASPSAATERIPQLFRLYHSRGDAKVLPTPGGGVRVEIEIGAPESLSYAWALAGFWQRMLELTGAREVRAAVVSCRGRGDDRTAVALRWR, from the coding sequence TTGACGCAAGGCGTCGCGAGCGAGGACACTCGCTCGACCGAGCCGATGGCGATCCCGCCTCCGAGCGCGCCGGACTCCTCCGGCACGCCCTGCCCGCATTGCGGCGAGCCGCACCCGACGTCGTACACGCACTGCCCGAAGACCGGCAAGGCGCTCACGGTCGGGCGGGCGCTCATCGGCCGTCTGATCGCGGGCAAGTACCGCGTGATCGGGCTGCTCGGCGAGGGCGGCATGGGCGCGGTGTACGTCGCCGAGCACACGCTCATCGGGCGCAAGGTCGCGATCAAGCGGCTCCATCCCGAGCTCGCGCAGGACGAGAAGGCCGTGCAGCGCTTCCAGCGCGAGGCGCGCGCCGCTGCGGCGACGGGCCACGAGCACATCGTCGAGATCCTCGACCTCGGGTTCGCCGAGGACAACGCGCCGTACCTCGTGATGGAGTACCTGCGCGGACAGTCGCTCGCCGCGCTGCTGCGCAAGGAGCATCGGCTCGAGCCGCGCCGCGCGTGCGACGTCGTCGGTCAGGCGCTCGCGGGCCTCGACGCGGTGCACCGACAGCAGATCGTCCATCGCGATCTGAAGCCCGACAACGTCTTCCTCACGCGTCGCGCGAACAACTCCGACTGGGTGAAGATCCTCGACTTCGGCATCTCGAAGGTGCGTCGCGAGGAGGGCGACGGGCTCGATCTCACGCGCACCGGCGTGATGATGGGCACGCCGTTCTACATGAGCCCCGAGCAGGCGCGCGGGATGAAGAACCTCGATCATCGCGTCGACCTCTACGCGGTGGGCGTGATCCTCTACGAGTGCATCACGGGGCGCGTTCCCTTCGAGGGCGAGAACTACCACCAGCTCCTGCAGTCGATCCTGCGCTCGGAGCCGCCGCGCCCGAGCCTGATGCGGCCCGATCTCGATCCCGCGCTCGAGGCCGTCGTGCTGCGCGCGATCGCGAAGGATCCGAAGTCGCGCTTCGAGAGCGCGGAGGCGATGCTCGCGGCGCTGATCCCGTTCGGCGCAGAGGCGCCGTCGCCGCACGGCCTCGACAGCATGGAGGGCTCGGCGCTGCCGATCCCCACGATGATGCAGGCGACGACGCCGGTGTCGCCCGCGGGCCACGCGGATCGCATCGCGGTCATGCGCGATGGGCCGCCCTCGCCGATCGAGCCGCCGCCGGTGCTGCGCTCGCCGCCGTCGCGCCCTTCGCTCGAGCCCGCGTCGCGTCCTTCGCTCGATCCGGCGCGCCGCGCCGCTGCGGCGAGCGCGCTCTCGCAGCCGACGATCGCGACGAGCACGCCGACGATCGCCGCGACGCCGGTGCCGAGCGGCGGTGCGCGTTACTTCTTCGCGGCGTCGGACGACTGGGACGAGGCGCGCGCGCGCGCGGCGATCGAGAGCGCGCATCGAGCGACGCCGTCGCGCGAGATGCCCGTCGCGGTGCGCGAGCCGTCGGCGCCGTTCCCGCGCGAGCCGGTGAGCGGCGTGGTGAGCGCGGCGGCGGTGCGCGAGCCCTCGGGCGCGACGCCGATCGGCCGCGACTCGCTCTCGTATCGTGAGGCGACCGGCCCGGCACGCGAAGGGCCGCGCTTGCTCGCGCCGATCGACCCCGAGCCTCCGGTGTCGCGCGAGTCGTCGTTCGCCTCCGCGACGCCGCTGCCGGTCGATCCGTGGTCGGTGCTGACTCCGTCACGCAGCGGCTCGAGCAGCGCGGACGTCGAGATCAAGGGCTCGCTGGTGATCGCGACGCTCGATCACCTCGAGGCCGCGCACGGCGCGGCGGCGGTCGCGCAGATCCGCGAGCACCTCGATCGCGAGTCGCTCGCGCGCCTCTCGGGCGTGATCCTGCCGATGGCGTGGCTGCCGATGGCGCTCTTCGATCAGCTCGTGCGCGGCGCGGAGCGAGTGCTCGGCGGAGGTGACGGCGCGACGTCGACGGGAATCGGACGCGCGATCGCGGATCGCGAGCTGCCGACGACGCATCGCTTGTTCATGCAGACGGCGAGCCCTTCGGCCGCGACGGAGCGGATCCCGCAGCTGTTCAGGCTCTATCACTCGCGCGGTGACGCGAAGGTGCTGCCGACGCCGGGCGGCGGCGTGCGCGTGGAGATCGAGATCGGCGCGCCGGAGTCGCTGTCGTACGCGTGGGCGCTCGCGGGCTTCTGGCAGCGCATGCTCGAGCTCACCGGCGCGCGTGAAGTGCGCGCGGCGGTCGTGAGCTGCCGCGGTCGCGGTGACGATCGCACGGCCGTGGCTCTGCGCTGGCGCTGA
- a CDS encoding M1 family aminopeptidase, whose protein sequence is MSHRFCACHGSEAMFSASASAADGGRPFALPGDAPQWGRPRPFAIESLVVRVALDLDARAVDGDCEIGVKRIDPEAREVALDAIDFELSSVEIARGEGQWAAIAHHYDGREIRIDASAIGAHGATFRVRYRCTPRRGLYFVTRRALRARTAPDAKPSEVWSQGQDQDNRHWFPCADHPNQRMRTEMIATVPKGWFALSNGELVSRRAAGDVETFHWRQSDPHPSYLVTLACGAFDEAHTKEGALPIDYYVPRGDGAHIERSLGRTPEMIRVFAEKLRTPFPWVKYAQVVVSDFIFGGMENTSATTLFDRALLDERAALDVDMESLVSHELAHQWFGDLVTCRDWSHAWLNEGFATYLEHVWREHAEGADAYLYGIEQDLDTYLDEDRDRYRRPIVTNIWSAPIDVFDRHLYQKGGLTLHALRSHLGDDAFWRGIAHYLERMRGKGAETRDLMRAIEDATGRSLEAFFDQWVMKPGHPQLEISGEHESGVFKLTVTQAQAKGHEPHPMFTFDLPVIVVTDEGSEEHRVPVSKQRETFALKCTSAPKMVIVDPRSSVHGTVDNRLSTALLAEQLVKSTSAQPRWRAARALGKRNEPRAVTALAKGLAAADAFWAVRAECASALGEQRTEDALRALLAGVVDANPKVRRAVAAALGRFRAITPGDLGSRAADALLAWIERGDRSYLVESETRRALGRTRDPRAFDVLSKRLAEDGVSWADVVRQGTVDGLAATRDPRSLALLMEVLGDEQAPGVRRSALGALGRAREIVDEGPITVKVREAIEQTMTAFDPGVRIAACRALVALRDGAGTGAIARLVDRDLDGRVRRQARESLRDLRDRSARGKEVSALRDELERVRGELRELRDKVGVIDVRVRDANGAAKTTSSDKAEKPAS, encoded by the coding sequence ATGTCGCACCGATTCTGCGCGTGTCACGGCTCCGAAGCGATGTTCAGCGCGAGCGCGAGCGCGGCCGACGGCGGTCGTCCCTTCGCGCTCCCCGGCGATGCGCCGCAGTGGGGCCGCCCGCGCCCCTTCGCGATCGAGTCGCTCGTCGTGCGTGTCGCGCTCGACCTCGACGCGCGCGCGGTCGACGGCGACTGCGAGATCGGCGTGAAGCGGATCGATCCCGAGGCGCGCGAGGTCGCGCTCGACGCGATCGACTTCGAGCTCTCGAGCGTGGAGATCGCGCGCGGCGAAGGACAGTGGGCCGCGATCGCGCACCACTACGACGGGCGCGAGATCCGCATCGACGCGAGCGCGATCGGCGCGCACGGCGCGACGTTCCGCGTGCGCTATCGATGCACGCCGCGCCGCGGGCTCTACTTCGTCACGCGCCGCGCGCTGCGCGCGCGCACCGCGCCCGACGCGAAGCCGAGCGAGGTGTGGTCGCAGGGCCAGGACCAGGACAACCGCCACTGGTTCCCGTGCGCCGATCATCCGAACCAGCGCATGCGCACCGAGATGATCGCGACGGTGCCGAAGGGCTGGTTCGCGCTCTCGAACGGCGAGCTCGTGTCGCGTCGCGCCGCGGGCGACGTCGAGACCTTCCACTGGCGACAGAGCGACCCGCATCCGTCGTACCTCGTGACGCTCGCATGTGGCGCGTTCGACGAGGCGCACACGAAGGAAGGCGCGCTGCCGATCGACTACTACGTGCCGCGCGGAGACGGCGCGCACATCGAGCGCTCGCTCGGTCGCACGCCCGAGATGATCCGCGTGTTCGCGGAGAAGCTGCGCACGCCCTTCCCGTGGGTGAAGTACGCGCAGGTCGTCGTCAGCGACTTCATCTTCGGCGGGATGGAGAACACGAGCGCGACGACGCTCTTCGATCGCGCGCTGCTCGACGAGCGCGCCGCGCTCGACGTCGACATGGAGTCGCTCGTGTCGCACGAGCTCGCGCACCAGTGGTTCGGCGATCTCGTCACGTGCCGCGACTGGAGCCACGCGTGGCTGAACGAGGGCTTCGCGACGTACCTCGAGCACGTCTGGCGCGAGCACGCGGAGGGCGCCGACGCGTACCTCTACGGCATCGAGCAGGACCTCGACACGTACCTCGACGAGGATCGCGATCGCTATCGCCGTCCGATCGTCACGAACATCTGGTCCGCGCCGATCGACGTGTTCGATCGTCACCTCTACCAGAAGGGCGGGCTCACGCTGCACGCGCTGCGCTCGCACCTCGGCGACGACGCGTTCTGGCGCGGCATCGCGCACTACCTCGAGCGCATGCGCGGCAAGGGCGCCGAGACGCGCGATCTGATGCGCGCGATCGAGGACGCGACGGGTCGCTCGCTCGAGGCGTTCTTCGATCAGTGGGTGATGAAGCCCGGCCACCCGCAGCTCGAGATCTCGGGCGAGCACGAGTCCGGCGTCTTCAAGCTCACGGTGACGCAGGCGCAGGCGAAGGGACACGAGCCCCACCCGATGTTCACGTTCGATCTGCCGGTGATCGTCGTGACCGACGAGGGCAGCGAAGAGCACCGCGTGCCGGTGAGCAAGCAGCGCGAGACGTTCGCGCTCAAGTGCACGAGCGCGCCGAAGATGGTGATCGTCGATCCGCGCTCGAGCGTGCACGGCACGGTCGACAATCGCCTCTCGACCGCGCTGCTCGCGGAGCAGCTCGTGAAGTCGACGAGCGCGCAGCCGCGCTGGCGCGCCGCGCGCGCGCTCGGCAAGCGCAACGAGCCGCGCGCGGTCACGGCGCTCGCGAAGGGCCTCGCGGCGGCGGACGCGTTCTGGGCGGTCCGCGCGGAGTGCGCGAGCGCGCTCGGAGAGCAGCGCACCGAGGACGCGCTGCGCGCGCTGCTCGCGGGCGTCGTCGACGCGAACCCGAAGGTGCGGCGCGCCGTCGCGGCGGCGCTCGGTCGCTTCCGCGCGATCACGCCGGGCGATCTCGGATCGCGCGCCGCGGACGCGCTGCTCGCGTGGATCGAGCGCGGCGATCGCAGCTACCTCGTCGAGAGCGAGACGCGCCGTGCGCTCGGTCGCACCCGCGATCCGCGCGCGTTCGACGTGCTCTCGAAGCGCCTCGCGGAAGACGGCGTGTCGTGGGCCGACGTGGTGCGCCAGGGCACGGTCGACGGGCTCGCCGCGACGCGCGATCCGCGCTCGCTCGCGCTGCTCATGGAGGTGCTCGGCGACGAGCAGGCCCCCGGTGTGCGTCGCTCCGCGCTCGGCGCGCTCGGCCGCGCGCGCGAGATCGTCGACGAGGGCCCGATCACCGTGAAGGTGCGCGAGGCGATCGAGCAGACGATGACCGCGTTCGATCCCGGCGTGCGCATCGCCGCGTGCCGCGCGCTGGTCGCGCTGCGTGACGGCGCGGGCACCGGCGCGATCGCGCGCCTCGTCGATCGTGATCTCGATGGTCGCGTGCGGCGCCAGGCGCGCGAGTCGCTGCGCGACCTCCGCGATCGCAGCGCGCGCGGCAAGGAGGTCTCCGCGCTGCGCGACGAGCTCGAGCGCGTGCGCGGTGAGCTCCGCGAGCTGCGCGACAAGGTCGGCGTGATCGACGTGCGGGTGCGCGACGCGAACGGCGCCGCGAAGACGACCTCGTCGGACAAGGCCGAGAAGCCCGCGAGCTGA
- a CDS encoding serine/threonine-protein kinase translates to MSDDERTRAAKRAPEETIAARPRARAPEHAPSPRAELPIVSLHGPATLGAFGSDEAGAELAVTSVLGVGGMGRVLLGRQRSLKRDVAIKMVHDPSAMQDDLVREARIIGMLEHPNVVPVHLLARSEREGAPFLVMKRIEGVRWLDLIRASDHPHWARVPGSEDRLAAHLEIFGAVCNAVAVAHERGIVHRDIKPANVMVGRLGEVYLTDWGVALDRHGPLRDDAPFAGTPTYAAPEMVRGDEREIDERTDVFLLGATLHHALVGSPRHSTVSVEAALGGAAMVEPFAYGPDVPGELASLCNRATSARPEERPASALEMRDAVREWLRHRDSYALLARARAHVAAIEDAGDGVDRAMLEARIALDEAERLWARNPDVAALRVRALRAIVRVEVTREQPATARVALQELRELGATTSDEDALVRALEAKLAERRAIEHELDLDADAIARSRLLLAVGVLGAITATTAIVMRLSLDSASARWQVLVTPGVLAVGYAAIVAYFRRALLTNTANTRAVATLGGIFASSLFVRALGLAQDVALPAIFVFDLAALAILMASATLLAFRRLALFAGFAACAAIVGAIWPERAQHAYVATVLAALVHAYREWVRARRVTGAR, encoded by the coding sequence ATGAGCGACGACGAGCGAACGCGCGCCGCCAAGCGCGCGCCCGAGGAGACCATCGCGGCGCGCCCGCGCGCGCGAGCTCCGGAGCACGCGCCCTCCCCGCGCGCCGAGCTGCCGATCGTGTCGCTGCACGGGCCCGCGACGCTCGGCGCGTTCGGGAGCGACGAAGCAGGCGCCGAGCTCGCGGTCACGAGCGTGCTCGGCGTCGGCGGCATGGGCCGCGTGCTGCTCGGGCGCCAGCGATCGCTGAAGCGCGACGTCGCGATCAAGATGGTGCACGACCCGAGCGCGATGCAGGACGACCTCGTCCGCGAGGCGCGCATCATCGGGATGCTCGAGCACCCGAACGTCGTGCCGGTGCACCTGCTCGCGCGCTCGGAGCGCGAGGGCGCGCCCTTCCTCGTCATGAAGCGCATCGAGGGCGTGCGCTGGCTCGATCTGATCCGCGCGTCCGATCATCCGCACTGGGCGCGCGTGCCGGGCAGCGAGGATCGGCTCGCCGCGCACCTCGAGATCTTCGGCGCGGTGTGCAACGCCGTCGCGGTCGCGCACGAGCGCGGGATCGTCCATCGCGACATCAAGCCTGCCAACGTGATGGTGGGCCGCCTCGGCGAGGTCTACCTGACCGACTGGGGCGTCGCGCTCGATCGACACGGACCGCTGCGCGACGACGCGCCGTTCGCGGGCACCCCGACGTACGCGGCCCCCGAGATGGTGCGCGGCGACGAGCGCGAGATCGACGAGCGCACCGACGTGTTCCTGCTCGGCGCGACGCTCCACCACGCGCTCGTGGGATCGCCGCGGCACAGCACGGTGAGCGTCGAGGCCGCGCTCGGAGGCGCCGCGATGGTCGAGCCCTTCGCGTACGGGCCCGACGTGCCCGGGGAGCTCGCGTCGCTGTGCAACCGCGCGACGAGCGCGCGTCCCGAGGAGCGCCCCGCGAGCGCGCTCGAGATGCGCGACGCGGTGCGCGAGTGGCTCCGTCATCGCGACTCGTACGCGCTGCTCGCGCGTGCCCGCGCGCACGTCGCGGCGATCGAAGACGCCGGCGACGGCGTCGACCGCGCGATGCTCGAGGCGCGCATCGCGCTCGACGAGGCCGAGCGCCTCTGGGCGCGCAATCCCGACGTCGCCGCGCTGCGCGTGCGCGCGCTGCGGGCGATCGTGCGCGTCGAGGTCACGCGCGAGCAGCCCGCGACCGCGCGGGTCGCGCTGCAGGAGCTGCGCGAGCTCGGCGCGACGACGAGCGACGAGGACGCGCTGGTGCGCGCGCTCGAGGCGAAGCTCGCGGAGCGCCGCGCGATCGAGCACGAGCTCGATCTCGACGCCGACGCGATCGCGCGCAGCCGTCTGCTGCTCGCGGTCGGCGTGCTCGGCGCGATCACCGCGACGACCGCGATCGTGATGCGCCTCTCGCTCGACTCCGCGAGCGCGCGCTGGCAGGTGCTGGTCACGCCCGGCGTGCTCGCGGTCGGGTACGCCGCGATCGTCGCTTACTTCCGGCGCGCGCTGCTGACGAACACCGCGAACACGCGCGCGGTCGCGACGCTCGGCGGCATCTTCGCGAGCTCGCTCTTCGTGCGCGCGCTCGGGCTCGCGCAGGACGTCGCGCTCCCCGCGATCTTCGTGTTCGATCTCGCCGCGCTCGCGATCCTCATGGCGAGCGCGACGTTGCTCGCGTTCCGACGGCTCGCGCTGTTCGCGGGGTTCGCGGCGTGCGCCGCGATCGTGGGCGCGATCTGGCCCGAGCGCGCGCAGCACGCCTACGTCGCGACCGTGCTCGCCGCGCTGGTGCACGCCTACCGCGAGTGGGTGCGTGCCCGCCGCGTGACCGGCGCGCGATGA
- a CDS encoding pyridoxal phosphate-dependent aminotransferase produces the protein MPRFPQVASSSDGLTDRVFSRLAARAKERGGLVHPLHVGDTWLEPLDVARAEAQRTESFPRLHNYAPVQGEPALIDAILRHVDRRAGVRLDRELVQVMSGATAALSVIADALIEPGEEVLIPAPFWPLIRGTVRRRGGRAIEVPFFDRLSDPAFDPEAVLEARVTPRTVAIYVNTPHNPTGAMLPERALAAIARLAKRHDLWILSDEVYEDLYFTSAPPEPAWAREDFRGRTIVVHSLSKAFGLAGARVGFAHGPAEAMQAIRGVQTFSTYCAPRPMQLGAARALDEGAAWLENARRLYRDAAERTAATFDLPAPMGGTFLFADVRPYRREGEDTMGFLERCLDEGVLLTPGSASGTDYEGWARVCFTSVPPDDLRDALARLRRVLGR, from the coding sequence ATGCCGCGCTTCCCGCAGGTCGCATCCAGCTCCGACGGGCTCACCGATCGCGTCTTCTCCCGCCTCGCCGCGCGCGCCAAGGAGCGCGGCGGGCTCGTCCATCCGCTGCACGTGGGCGACACGTGGCTCGAGCCGCTCGACGTCGCGCGCGCGGAGGCGCAGCGCACCGAGAGCTTCCCGCGCCTCCACAACTACGCGCCGGTGCAGGGCGAGCCCGCGCTGATCGACGCGATCCTGCGGCACGTCGATCGGCGCGCGGGGGTGCGGCTCGATCGCGAGCTCGTGCAGGTGATGAGCGGAGCGACCGCGGCGCTCTCGGTGATCGCGGACGCGCTGATCGAGCCCGGCGAGGAGGTGCTGATCCCCGCGCCGTTCTGGCCGCTGATCCGCGGGACGGTGCGGCGTCGCGGTGGGCGCGCGATCGAGGTCCCGTTCTTCGATCGGCTGAGCGATCCCGCGTTCGATCCGGAGGCGGTGCTCGAGGCGCGCGTGACGCCGCGCACCGTCGCGATCTACGTGAACACGCCGCACAACCCGACCGGCGCGATGCTGCCCGAGCGCGCGCTCGCCGCGATCGCGCGGCTCGCGAAGCGGCACGACCTCTGGATCCTCAGCGACGAGGTCTACGAGGATCTCTACTTCACGAGCGCGCCCCCCGAGCCCGCGTGGGCGCGCGAGGACTTCCGCGGTCGCACGATCGTGGTGCACTCGCTCTCCAAGGCGTTCGGGCTCGCGGGCGCGCGCGTCGGGTTCGCGCACGGGCCGGCGGAGGCGATGCAGGCGATCCGCGGCGTGCAGACGTTCTCGACGTACTGCGCGCCGCGTCCGATGCAGCTCGGCGCGGCGCGCGCGCTCGACGAGGGCGCGGCGTGGCTCGAGAACGCACGCCGGCTCTATCGCGACGCCGCCGAGCGCACGGCCGCGACGTTCGACCTGCCGGCCCCGATGGGCGGCACGTTCCTCTTCGCCGACGTGCGCCCGTACCGCCGCGAGGGCGAGGACACGATGGGCTTCCTCGAGCGCTGCCTCGACGAGGGCGTGCTGCTGACGCCGGGCAGCGCGTCTGGCACCGACTACGAGGGCTGGGCGCGCGTGTGCTTCACGTCGGTGCCGCCCGACGATCTGCGCGACGCGCTCGCGCGGCTGCGGCGCGTGCTCGGTCGCTGA